GGAGGGACTCCACTTACAGCGACTAGTGGTGAAGTAGTAGAGCAGGGGGTCCAGACAGCTGTTGAGGCTGACCAGAGCCAGAGTCACCTGCCGGGCATTGTAGATGGCATTGGCATAGGGACAGTGATGGATGGCCCCTTGACGGCGGAGCAGGTGCAGGAAGTGAACCACATGGTACGGCAGGAAGCAGAGCAGGGTGATAGCCAGGATGGTGTAGATGACCCTCAGGGCTCCGCGGGCCGTGTTGGTCCGGATGAGAGAGATGCGCCGTGCCACCAGAGGGTAACACACCAGGATAACCACAGAGGGCAGTAGCGAGCCGAAGACGAGACTGAATAAGCTGTACGGCGCCACACGCCTGTCCCACTCGTGCTTTGAAAAGTTCTCAAAGCAGCTACGGCGCTGGGGGCGACCTCCGCCAGGTTTGCTGTCCAGAGGTCCCACTCGGATGAAGGACAGAACAGCCACCCCTGCCACCACCCACACCGCCACACTcaccactacagtataacacgAGTTCCGGAGCCTCAGATAGATGTGAGGATGGGCAACGGCCGTGTATCGATCCACACAGATACAGGTCATGAAGGCGATGCTGATGTAGATGTTGGCGAAGAACAGTGTTC
The sequence above is a segment of the Oncorhynchus nerka isolate Pitt River linkage group LG20, Oner_Uvic_2.0, whole genome shotgun sequence genome. Coding sequences within it:
- the LOC115101684 gene encoding lysophosphatidic acid receptor 6-like encodes the protein MNTSVGDFPGNCSTPADYQFYLFPAVYSLVMALGLPGNVGALYMFIFKITPRTSSNVYVINLALADTAILCTLPFKIHYFLNRNDWVFGDMACRITGTLFFANIYISIAFMTCICVDRYTAVAHPHIYLRLRNSCYTVVVSVAVWVVAGVAVLSFIRVGPLDSKPGGGRPQRRSCFENFSKHEWDRRVAPYSLFSLVFGSLLPSVVILVCYPLVARRISLIRTNTARGALRVIYTILAITLLCFLPYHVVHFLHLLRRQGAIHHCPYANAIYNARQVTLALVSLNSCLDPLLYYFTTSRCKWSPSMARFRWIWARRNRGLYTIAVAQ